In Candidatus Eisenbacteria bacterium, the sequence TACTACCGAACGATTTTCCAATGAGTTGCTGGGGCTGGCCTTCGAGCGCTTGAGCCGGGAGCGGGGCTGGGAAAACCGGCCCGGGCAGCGCGAGATGGCGCGGCTCTGGTCCGAGACGCTCGAAGAGGGCGGCATGCTGCTCGTCGAAGCGCCCACCGGAATCGGCAAGTCGCTCGCGTATCTCCTTCCCGCCCTCCTCCGCCGCGCTCGGGGGTCCGGCCCCGTGGTCGTGAGCACCTGCACCAAGGCGCTCCAGGAGCAGCTCCTGCGCCAGGATATTCCGCTCGCGCTGCGGGCGACCGTGTCCCCGCTCCGGGTCGTCACGCTGAAAGGACGACAGAACTACCTCTGCAGGAGGCGCGCGGAAGCGCGGCTCCAGCAACGCGCGCTCTTTCCCGAGGCGGAGCTCGGAGAAGCGGCGGCGGAGACGGTCCGCTCGTGGGCGGAGCGTACCCGGACCGGCGAGCTGGAGGAGCTGACCGAGCTCGGGGTGGACCTCTCCCCGGCGTTCCTCGCCGACATCGCTTCCGACCCGCTCGTCTGCGCGGCCTCGGCGTGCGACGCATCGACCGGCTGCTTTGCCAAGCGGGCGCGGCGGGAGGCGCTCCGCGCCGACATCGTGCTGGTGAATCACGCGCTCCTCCTCTCGGACCCGGGTCTTCGCGCCACGCTCATCGCCGAGGCGGGCGCGCTCGTCCTGGACGAGGCGCACCACGTGGAGCGCGTGGCCCGCGAACAGCTCGGCGTGACCCTCGGCGTGCAGGATTTTCTGCGGCTTGCCGGCCGCACCGACGCGCGGACGGGGGTGCTCCGGATTCTGAAGCGCGCGCTGCGGCGCGGCCGCGGGGGCCGCGTCGCGGAGCGGATCCGGGCCTCCGAAGCGTCGATCGCGCCCGTGCTCGCCCACGCGGCCGCGTTCGCCCTGGATCTCGAGCGGGTCCTTCCGGCGGGCGCTCCGTCGGCGCGGATCACGCGCGATTTCGACGCGGCGCGGCTCAGTCCCTCGGCGCTCGACGGGCTCCTCTCGGCTCTGGGCTCGCTCTCCCGATCGCTCGAGGATCTCGCCGACACCGCCGCGGGGGAAGGGCCGGCCGCCCTGAAGCCCGAGGGGCTCGAGGCGCTGGACGAGGTGCGGGGCCGCTCGCTCGCGTGGACCGAGGCGGAGCGCGCGCTCCGGTCGGCGGTCGCGCTCGAGGAGAAGGGCTCGGCGTTCTTCGTGGACCGCGACGGGCGCGGATCGCCCCGCTTGAATCGCCGGCCCGTGCATGTGGGGGCCGTCCTCCGGCACAGCCTGCTCACGCTCTGCGATCGGGTGCTCCTCACCTCCGCCACGCTTCGCGCGGGGGATGATTTCGGTCCCGTGCTCGATGCTCTCGGGCTCGACCCGGGGGAGGTGCGCACGGCAACCCTTCCGTCCCCCTTTCCGCTCGAGCGCCAGGTCCTCTCCGCGGTCTGGGACGCGTGCGGACCCAACGACCCGGAATTCCCCGAGCGGCTCGCCGAGCTGATCGTCGGGCTCGCGACCGCGTTCCGCCGGAACACCCTCGTGCTCCTGACTTCCTACGAGATGCTGGACCAGGTCGCCGACCGCTGCGCCGGCCCGCTTCGGCGCGCCGGGATCCCGCTCTTGAGGCAGGTTCCCGGCGAGGCCGCCGCGCCCCTCGCGGCGGAGTTTCGGGCCGGGGGGGGCGCGGTGCTCCTGGGCGCCGCGTCGTTCTGGGAAGGGGTGGATTTCCCGGGTGCTTCGCTGGAGGTCCTCCTGATCGCGCGGCTTCCGTTCGCGGTCCCGACCGACCCCCTGGTAGAAGCGCGATCGGAGGCGATCGAGGCCGATGGCGGAGATGCCTTCCGCGATCTGGCGCTCCCGGAGGCGATCCTGCGATTTCGCCAGGGGATCGGTAGGCTGATCCGGAGCTCCGCGGACCGCGGCGCCGTGGTGGTCGCCGATCCGCGCCTCGCGCGCGCCTCGTACGGCCGGCGCTTCACCGCGACGCTCCCGTCGGCTCCCTTCGTGACCTCCTCCCGGTCGGAGCTTCTCTCGAGGGTAGGGGACTGGTTTTCGAGCGGCGCCGGCGAGCGGGTTCCGCGACCGGAAGGAGAGGAGGAGCCGTGCCGGGCGTGACCGCGCCGATCGCCGGAAAGGAACGGGTCGCGATCGGGGGCGCGCCGCTCACCTTTGACGACCTCCGCGCCGTCGCGGGGGGAGCGAGGATCTCGCTCGCCCCGGATGTTCCCGCGCGCGTCGCGCCGTCGCGAGCGCTGATCGAGAAGGTCCTGAAACAGGGGAGCACGGTCTACGGGGTCAACACCGGATTCGGCCAGCTCAAGTCGGTGCGCATCCGGGACGCCGACGTGGAGGAGCTGCAGCTCAACTTGATCCGGAGCCACGCGGCGGGGTGGGGGCCCGAGCTGGAGCCTCGCGCGGTGCGCCTCATGCTCGCCCTGCGCGCGCACTCGCTCGCGCTCGGATACAGCGGCGTGCGCCTCACGCTCCTCGAGCACTTCGTGCGAATGCTCGAAGCCGAGATCCTGCCGGTAGTGCCCAGCCGTGGCTCCCTGGGCGCGAGCGGAGATCTCATCCCGCTCGCGCATCTGGCGCTGGGCTTGATCGGCGAGGGAGAGGTTCGCGTCGAGGGGCGGCTCGCCAAGACGGCGGATCTCATGCGCGGGAACGGCATGGTGCCCCTTAAGCTCCAGGCGAAGGAGGGTCTCGCGCTCATCAACGGAACTCAGGGGATGACGTCGGTCGGCGCGCTCGCGCTGATCGAGGCGGCCGAGATTCTGCGCGCGGCCCACCTCGCGTGCGCGCTCTCCGTCGACGCCGCGCGGGGGAGCGTCAAGCCGTTCGATCCCCGCGTGCACGCGATCCGCCCGCATGCCGGCCAGAGGGATTCGGCGGCGATCCTCTGGAGTCTCCTGCAGGGAAGCGGCATCGTGGCCTCACACGCGGGCTGCGCCAAGGTGCAGGATCCTTATTCGCTCCGCTGCGCCCCCCAGGTGCTCGGCGCCTCGATCACGGCGTTCCGGCAGTCGCGCGAGACGGTCGTCACGGAGGTGAACAGCGTGAGCGACAACCCGCTCTGCTTCGCCGACACGGGAGAGGTGATCTCGGCCGGAAACTTCCACGGCGAGCCGGTGGCGCTGGCGCTCGATGTTCTTGCGATCGGGATGGCGGAGGTCGGCTCGATCTCCGAGCGGCGGACGTTTCTCCTCCTCGACGACGCGAAGAGCGGATTGCCTCCGTTCCTGAGTCCCGGAGCGGGGCTCCGAAGCGGGCTGATGATCGTGCAATACCTCCAGGCGGCCCTGGTGTCGGAGAATCGAATGCTCGCGCAACCGGCGAGCACGGATTCGATCCCGACCTCCGCCGGGCAGGAAGATCACGTGAGCATGGGGATGCACGCCGCGGTCAAAGCCCTGACTCTCGTGCGAAACGTGCGCCGTGTCGTGGCCGGGGAAATGCTGTGCGCGGCGCAGGGAATCCATCTCTTGAGACCGCTTCGGTCGAGCGGGCCGCTGGAGCGGGTGCTGGGGCGGCTCCATGAGCTCGTGCCGCCCCTCGACGAGGATCGAAGGCCGGACCACGATCTCGATCGATTGGATGAGTGGATCGCGTCCGGGGCCCCCGCGGACCTCGCGGGAATCGGAGCGTTTTGATGCCGCCTCCGGCGGGCGAAAGGATGTGACGGAAGCGATGCCGAAAACCGAGACCCAGGTCCCAAAGAGCGCACTCCCAGGCGCTCCTCCCCGCGAGCCGGTGCGCGCCCCTCGTGGGCCGAACCGATCCTGCAAGGGATGGCACCAGGAAGCGGCGCTGCGGATGCTCATGAACAACCTCGATCCCGACGTCGCGGAACGATGGCAGGATCTCGTGGTCTACGGCGGCACCGGCAGGGCCGCGCGGAGCTGGGAGGCCTTCCACGCAATCGTTCGCTCGCTTCGCGCCCTGGAAGGGGACGAAACGCTGCTCGTTCAATCGGGGAAGGCGGTCGGGGTCGCGAAAACGCATCCGGACGCGCCGCGCGTGATCCTGGCGAACTCGCTCCTGGTCCCCGCGTGGGCGACCTGGGACGAGTTCCGGCGCCTGGAATCGAAGGGGCTCACGATGTACGGCCAGATGACCGCGGGGTCCTGGATCTACATCGGGACGCAGGGGATTCTGCAGGGCACGTACGAGACGTTCGCCGAGGCCGCGCGACAGCGCTGCGGCGGGTCGCTGCGGGGCCGTTGGGCGCTGACGGCGGGTCTCGGCGGCATGGGGGGCGCACAGCCGCTCGCGGTCACGATGAACGAGGGCGTCTGTCTCGCGGTGGAAGTCGATCCCGAACGCGTCCGCCGTCGGGTCGAAACGCGGTATCTGGACAAGAGCACCGGGTCGGTCGAGGAAGCGCTCCGGTGGGTGGAGGAGGCCCTGCGGAAGCAGGAGCCGCTTTCGGTCGGATTGATCGGCAACGCCGCGGAGATCCTCCCGGACCTCGTGCGTCGCGGCAGCGCGCCCGATCTCGTGACCGATCAAACCTCCGCGCACGATGAGCTGAACGGTTATGTTCCCGCCGGGCTTTCCCTCGCCGATGCCGCCGCCCTGCGCCGCAAGCTTCCCAAGGAGTACGCGCGGCGCGCCATCGAGTCCATGGGCGAGCACGTGCGGGCCATGCTCGCGTTCATGGCGCGTGGGGCGGTCACGTTCGATTACGGCAACAACATTCGCGGCCAGGCGGTCAAGGCGGGCGTCACGAACGCGTTCGAGATTCCCGGTTTCGTGCCGCGGTTCATTCGGCCCCTCTTCTGCGAGGGGAAAGGACCCTTCCGTTGGGTCGCGCTCTCCGGAGACCCCAAAGACATCGCGGTGACCGACCGCGCTCTGCTCGAGCTGTTTCCCGCGAACGAATCGCTCCGGCGCTGGATCCGGCTCGCCTCCGAGCGCGTCACGTTCCAGGGCCTGCCGGCGCGGATCTGCTGGCTCGGCATGGGGGAACGGGAGCGATTCGGCGAGGTCTTGAACAAGCTGGTGGAGCGCGGCGACGTGGGGGCCCCCATCGTGATCGGCCGCGATCACCTGGACTGCGGCTCCGTGGCTTCTCCGTACCGTGAGACCGAGGGCATGCGCGACGGCAGCGACGCGATCGCGGACTGGCCGATCTTGAACGCGCTCCTGAACGCGGTCTCCGGCGCCTCCTGGGTGTCGGTGCATCATGGCGGGGGTGTCGGGATCGGAAACTCGATCCACGCGGGCATGGTCGTGGTCGCCGACGGCACGCCGGCGGGGCTCGCGCGCTTGCGCCGCGTGTTGACCAACGATCCCGCAACGGGGATCTGGCGTCACGCGGACGCGGGATACCCCGAGGCGCGCGCCATGGCCCTGAAGCACAAGCTCCCGATTCCTTCTCACGAGTGACCGCCTGTCTCCGATGAGGGACGGCCGACGGTGACGTGCGACCTTCTCATCGTCTCGGCCGCCCAGCTCGTCACCGCGGGCGAGGCCCAGGGCCCGCTCCTGGGCCACGCCCTGGATCACCCCCTCCTCCTTGAAGACGCCGGCGTGGCCTGCGTCGGTGGACGGATCG encodes:
- a CDS encoding ATP-dependent DNA helicase, producing the protein MDTTERFSNELLGLAFERLSRERGWENRPGQREMARLWSETLEEGGMLLVEAPTGIGKSLAYLLPALLRRARGSGPVVVSTCTKALQEQLLRQDIPLALRATVSPLRVVTLKGRQNYLCRRRAEARLQQRALFPEAELGEAAAETVRSWAERTRTGELEELTELGVDLSPAFLADIASDPLVCAASACDASTGCFAKRARREALRADIVLVNHALLLSDPGLRATLIAEAGALVLDEAHHVERVAREQLGVTLGVQDFLRLAGRTDARTGVLRILKRALRRGRGGRVAERIRASEASIAPVLAHAAAFALDLERVLPAGAPSARITRDFDAARLSPSALDGLLSALGSLSRSLEDLADTAAGEGPAALKPEGLEALDEVRGRSLAWTEAERALRSAVALEEKGSAFFVDRDGRGSPRLNRRPVHVGAVLRHSLLTLCDRVLLTSATLRAGDDFGPVLDALGLDPGEVRTATLPSPFPLERQVLSAVWDACGPNDPEFPERLAELIVGLATAFRRNTLVLLTSYEMLDQVADRCAGPLRRAGIPLLRQVPGEAAAPLAAEFRAGGGAVLLGAASFWEGVDFPGASLEVLLIARLPFAVPTDPLVEARSEAIEADGGDAFRDLALPEAILRFRQGIGRLIRSSADRGAVVVADPRLARASYGRRFTATLPSAPFVTSSRSELLSRVGDWFSSGAGERVPRPEGEEEPCRA
- the hutH gene encoding histidine ammonia-lyase → MAGKERVAIGGAPLTFDDLRAVAGGARISLAPDVPARVAPSRALIEKVLKQGSTVYGVNTGFGQLKSVRIRDADVEELQLNLIRSHAAGWGPELEPRAVRLMLALRAHSLALGYSGVRLTLLEHFVRMLEAEILPVVPSRGSLGASGDLIPLAHLALGLIGEGEVRVEGRLAKTADLMRGNGMVPLKLQAKEGLALINGTQGMTSVGALALIEAAEILRAAHLACALSVDAARGSVKPFDPRVHAIRPHAGQRDSAAILWSLLQGSGIVASHAGCAKVQDPYSLRCAPQVLGASITAFRQSRETVVTEVNSVSDNPLCFADTGEVISAGNFHGEPVALALDVLAIGMAEVGSISERRTFLLLDDAKSGLPPFLSPGAGLRSGLMIVQYLQAALVSENRMLAQPASTDSIPTSAGQEDHVSMGMHAAVKALTLVRNVRRVVAGEMLCAAQGIHLLRPLRSSGPLERVLGRLHELVPPLDEDRRPDHDLDRLDEWIASGAPADLAGIGAF
- the hutU gene encoding urocanate hydratase, whose product is MPKTETQVPKSALPGAPPREPVRAPRGPNRSCKGWHQEAALRMLMNNLDPDVAERWQDLVVYGGTGRAARSWEAFHAIVRSLRALEGDETLLVQSGKAVGVAKTHPDAPRVILANSLLVPAWATWDEFRRLESKGLTMYGQMTAGSWIYIGTQGILQGTYETFAEAARQRCGGSLRGRWALTAGLGGMGGAQPLAVTMNEGVCLAVEVDPERVRRRVETRYLDKSTGSVEEALRWVEEALRKQEPLSVGLIGNAAEILPDLVRRGSAPDLVTDQTSAHDELNGYVPAGLSLADAAALRRKLPKEYARRAIESMGEHVRAMLAFMARGAVTFDYGNNIRGQAVKAGVTNAFEIPGFVPRFIRPLFCEGKGPFRWVALSGDPKDIAVTDRALLELFPANESLRRWIRLASERVTFQGLPARICWLGMGERERFGEVLNKLVERGDVGAPIVIGRDHLDCGSVASPYRETEGMRDGSDAIADWPILNALLNAVSGASWVSVHHGGGVGIGNSIHAGMVVVADGTPAGLARLRRVLTNDPATGIWRHADAGYPEARAMALKHKLPIPSHE